In one window of Campylobacter hepaticus DNA:
- the atpC gene encoding ATP synthase F1 subunit epsilon, whose amino-acid sequence MNDLINFELITPMGLIYQGEVKSVTLPGSEGEFGVLKGHAALISSLKSGVIDIEKADLKHELIAIDAGHAKVDEDKISVLAKGAVCICGDSESEIEKNLAQAKDLIKSISSDNTALAAAFSKLDNARIR is encoded by the coding sequence ATGAATGATTTGATTAATTTTGAATTAATTACACCCATGGGTTTAATCTATCAAGGAGAAGTCAAATCTGTCACTTTGCCAGGTAGTGAAGGAGAATTTGGCGTACTAAAAGGACATGCTGCTTTAATATCTTCTTTAAAATCTGGAGTTATTGATATTGAAAAAGCTGATTTAAAACACGAATTAATTGCTATTGATGCGGGACATGCTAAGGTGGATGAGGATAAAATTTCTGTTTTAGCAAAGGGTGCAGTTTGTATTTGTGGAGATAGTGAAAGCGAGATAGAAAAAAATCTCGCTCAAGCTAAAGATTTAATTAAATCTATAAGTTCTGATAATACAGCTTTAGCAGCAGCTTTTTCAAAACTTGATAATGCAAGGATACGTTGA
- the atpD gene encoding F0F1 ATP synthase subunit beta, with protein sequence MQGFISQVLGPVVDVDFNDYLPQINEAIVVNFESEGKKHKLVLEVAAHLGDNRVRTIAMDMTDGLVRGLKAEALGNPISVPVGKKVLGRIFNVTGELIDEGEDIVFDEKWVIHRDPPAFEDQSTKSEIFETGIKVVDLLAPYAKGGKVGLFGGAGVGKTVIIMELIHNVAFKHSGYSVFAGVGERTREGNDLYNEMKESNVLDKVALCYGQMNEPPGARNRIALTGLTMAEYFRDEMGLDVLMFIDNIFRFSQSGSEMSALLGRIPSAVGYQPTLASEMGKFQERITSTKKGSITSVQAVYVPADDLTDPAPATVFAHLDATTVLNRAIAEKGIYPAVDPLDSTSRMLDPNIIGQEHYQVARGVQSVLQKYKDLQDIIAILGMDELSEEDKITVERARKIEKFLSQPFFVAEVFTGSPGKYISLEDTIAGFKGILEGKYDHLPENAFYMVGNIDEVIAKADKLKG encoded by the coding sequence ATGCAAGGATTTATTTCACAGGTATTAGGTCCAGTAGTTGATGTAGACTTTAATGACTATTTACCTCAAATTAATGAAGCAATCGTTGTCAATTTTGAGAGTGAGGGAAAAAAACATAAACTTGTTTTAGAAGTAGCAGCCCATTTAGGAGATAATAGAGTTAGAACTATTGCTATGGATATGACAGATGGTTTAGTTAGAGGTTTAAAGGCTGAAGCTTTAGGAAATCCTATTAGTGTTCCTGTTGGAAAAAAAGTTTTAGGAAGAATTTTTAATGTTACAGGTGAGTTGATTGATGAGGGTGAAGATATAGTTTTTGATGAAAAATGGGTAATTCATAGAGATCCTCCAGCTTTTGAAGATCAAAGTACAAAAAGTGAAATTTTTGAAACGGGAATTAAAGTTGTAGATTTGCTTGCTCCTTATGCAAAAGGTGGAAAAGTAGGACTTTTTGGTGGTGCAGGTGTGGGAAAAACAGTTATTATTATGGAGCTTATTCATAATGTTGCTTTTAAACATAGTGGTTATTCAGTATTTGCAGGTGTTGGTGAAAGAACACGTGAAGGAAATGATCTTTATAATGAAATGAAAGAAAGCAATGTTTTAGATAAAGTTGCTTTATGTTATGGACAAATGAATGAACCACCAGGAGCAAGAAATCGTATTGCTTTAACAGGCCTTACAATGGCAGAATATTTTAGAGATGAAATGGGTCTTGATGTATTAATGTTTATTGATAATATTTTTAGATTTTCTCAATCAGGTTCTGAAATGTCAGCTCTTTTAGGAAGAATTCCTTCAGCTGTTGGTTATCAGCCAACTTTAGCTAGTGAAATGGGTAAATTTCAAGAAAGAATTACTTCAACTAAAAAAGGATCAATTACTTCAGTTCAAGCTGTTTATGTTCCAGCGGATGATTTAACTGATCCAGCTCCAGCAACTGTTTTTGCACATTTGGACGCTACAACGGTTTTAAATAGAGCTATTGCTGAAAAAGGTATTTATCCTGCAGTTGATCCGCTTGATTCTACTTCAAGAATGCTTGATCCAAATATTATTGGTCAAGAACATTACCAAGTAGCACGTGGTGTACAATCAGTGCTTCAAAAATATAAAGATTTGCAAGATATTATTGCTATTTTAGGTATGGATGAGCTTAGTGAAGAAGATAAAATAACAGTTGAAAGAGCGAGGAAAATAGAAAAATTCCTTTCTCAACCTTTTTTCGTTGCTGAAGTTTTTACAGGTAGTCCTGGAAAATATATTAGTCTTGAAGATACTATAGCAGGTTTTAAAGGGATTTTAGAAGGTAAATATGATCATTTACCAGAAAATGCTTTTTATATGGTGGGTAATATAGATGAAGTTATTGCAAAAGCTGATAAATTAAAAGGTTGA
- the atpG gene encoding ATP synthase F1 subunit gamma encodes MSNLKEIKRKIKSVYNTQKTTNAMKLVSTAKLKKAEEAAKRSKIYAQKIDEILSEISFQVNKIIHNEQDSRLSLFHKKEQIKTIDLIFITADKGLCGGFNIKTLKAINDLLSECQAKNITVRLRAIGKTGIEYFNFQKIELLEKYFHLSSSPDYEKACAIIDAAVEDFLNQKTDEVILVHNGYKNMITQELKINHLIPVEPKSIKEVHNSLLELEPEENELLQDLMKTYFEYNMYYALIDSLAAEHSARMQAMDNATNNAKARVKQLNLAYNKARQESITTELIEIISGVESMK; translated from the coding sequence ATGTCTAATTTAAAAGAAATTAAAAGAAAAATTAAAAGTGTTTATAATACTCAAAAAACAACCAATGCTATGAAATTAGTCTCTACTGCTAAGCTTAAAAAAGCAGAAGAAGCAGCTAAAAGATCTAAAATTTATGCGCAAAAAATTGATGAGATTTTGAGTGAAATTTCGTTTCAAGTTAATAAAATCATTCATAATGAGCAAGATTCTCGATTGAGTTTATTTCATAAAAAAGAGCAAATTAAAACTATAGATTTAATATTTATTACAGCAGATAAAGGTTTATGTGGTGGTTTTAATATTAAAACTTTGAAAGCTATTAATGATTTATTAAGTGAGTGTCAAGCAAAGAATATAACTGTTCGTCTTAGAGCTATAGGTAAAACAGGAATTGAATATTTTAATTTTCAAAAAATTGAATTATTAGAAAAATATTTTCATCTTAGTTCTAGTCCAGATTATGAAAAGGCATGTGCAATAATTGATGCTGCTGTAGAAGATTTTTTAAATCAAAAAACAGATGAAGTGATTTTAGTGCATAATGGTTATAAAAATATGATTACACAAGAACTTAAGATTAATCATCTTATTCCAGTTGAGCCAAAAAGCATTAAAGAGGTTCATAATTCTCTTTTAGAATTAGAACCTGAAGAAAATGAACTTTTGCAAGATTTAATGAAAACGTATTTTGAATATAATATGTATTATGCTTTAATTGATTCTTTAGCAGCAGAACATAGTGCGAGAATGCAAGCTATGGATAATGCTACAAATAATGCTAAAGCAAGAGTTAAACAATTAAATTTAGCTTATAATAAAGCTAGACAAGAATCCATTACTACTGAGCTTATTGAAATTATCAGTGGTGTTGAATCAATGAAATAG
- the atpA gene encoding F0F1 ATP synthase subunit alpha, which translates to MKFKADEISSIIKEKIENFDFNLEIEETGKIISVADGVAKVYGLKNIMAGEMVEFENGDKGMALNLEESSVGIVILGKGEGLKEGICVKRLKKLLKVPVGETLIGRVVNALGDPIDAKGAIHANEYRFVEEKAKGIMARKSVHEPLHTGIKAIDALVPIGRGQRELIIGDRQTGKTTVAIDTIISQKGQGVICIYVAIGQKQSTVAQVVKKLEEHGAMEYTIVVNASASDPAALQYLAPYTGVTMGEFFRDNAKHALIVYDDLSKHAVAYREMSLILRRPPGREAYPGDVFYLHSRLLERASKLNDELGAGSLTALPIIETQAGDVSAYIPTNVISITDGQIFLETDLFNSGIRPAINVGLSVSRVGGAAQIKATKQVSGTLRLDLAQYRELQAFAQFASDLDETSRKQLERGQRMVEILKQAPYSPLSVEKQIVLIFAGTKGFLDDIEISKIREFEEGIYPFIEAKYPDIFEQIRSKKALDSELEEKLAKTINEFKANHL; encoded by the coding sequence ATGAAATTTAAAGCTGATGAAATCAGTTCAATAATTAAAGAAAAAATTGAAAATTTTGATTTTAATCTTGAAATCGAAGAAACTGGAAAAATTATTTCTGTAGCTGATGGTGTTGCTAAAGTTTATGGCCTTAAAAATATTATGGCTGGTGAAATGGTAGAATTTGAAAATGGCGATAAAGGAATGGCTTTAAATCTTGAAGAATCAAGCGTAGGTATTGTAATACTTGGCAAGGGCGAAGGTTTAAAAGAAGGGATTTGTGTAAAAAGACTTAAAAAATTACTTAAAGTTCCAGTTGGAGAAACTTTAATCGGTCGTGTTGTAAATGCTTTAGGAGATCCAATTGATGCTAAAGGTGCTATTCATGCTAATGAATATCGTTTTGTTGAAGAAAAGGCAAAAGGTATTATGGCAAGAAAAAGTGTTCATGAACCTCTACATACGGGTATAAAAGCTATTGATGCACTTGTGCCAATTGGCCGTGGTCAAAGAGAGCTTATTATCGGTGATAGACAAACAGGAAAAACAACTGTTGCAATTGACACTATTATATCTCAAAAGGGTCAAGGTGTTATTTGTATATATGTTGCTATAGGACAAAAACAAAGTACAGTAGCACAAGTTGTTAAAAAACTTGAAGAACATGGTGCTATGGAGTATACCATTGTTGTAAATGCCAGTGCTTCAGATCCTGCTGCATTGCAGTATTTAGCGCCTTATACTGGTGTAACTATGGGAGAGTTTTTTAGAGATAATGCAAAACATGCTTTAATTGTTTATGATGATTTAAGTAAACATGCTGTAGCTTATCGTGAAATGTCTTTAATTTTGCGTCGTCCTCCAGGTAGAGAAGCTTACCCAGGTGATGTTTTTTATCTTCATTCAAGACTTTTAGAAAGGGCTAGTAAATTAAATGATGAATTAGGAGCAGGTTCATTGACAGCTTTGCCAATTATTGAAACTCAAGCAGGAGATGTTTCTGCTTATATTCCAACTAATGTTATTTCTATTACAGATGGACAAATTTTTTTAGAAACTGATTTATTTAATTCGGGTATTCGTCCAGCTATTAATGTTGGTTTATCAGTATCTCGTGTTGGTGGAGCTGCTCAAATTAAAGCTACAAAACAAGTTTCAGGAACCTTAAGACTTGATCTTGCTCAATATAGAGAACTTCAGGCTTTTGCACAATTTGCAAGTGATTTAGATGAGACAAGTAGAAAACAACTTGAGCGTGGTCAAAGAATGGTTGAAATTTTAAAACAAGCTCCTTATTCTCCTCTTAGTGTTGAAAAACAAATAGTTTTAATTTTTGCGGGAACTAAAGGTTTCTTAGATGATATTGAAATTTCGAAAATTAGAGAATTTGAAGAAGGAATTTATCCTTTTATTGAAGCGAAATATCCAGATATTTTTGAACAAATTCGTTCTAAAAAAGCTTTAGATTCTGAATTAGAAGAAAAATTAGCTAAAACCATTAATGAGTTTAAAGCAAATCATTTATAA
- a CDS encoding F0F1 ATP synthase subunit delta translates to MEKLIARRYAKAIISRSDIDEFYHNLCIINSVFALTQFKNIIESNQINKIKKLELLISFFEVKNSNFENFLKLLVYNSRLEYIPYIVKELEREKAIKENMFMGVIYSRENINEENLKDLEIKLSKKFNTNIKLINKITQNDGIKIELEELGYELSFSMKALQNKLNEYILKII, encoded by the coding sequence ATGGAAAAATTAATTGCAAGAAGATATGCTAAGGCTATAATTTCAAGATCAGATATAGATGAATTTTATCATAATTTATGTATTATAAATTCTGTTTTTGCTTTAACTCAATTCAAAAATATAATAGAATCTAATCAAATTAATAAAATAAAAAAATTAGAATTGCTTATTTCTTTTTTTGAAGTAAAAAATTCTAATTTTGAAAATTTTTTGAAACTTTTAGTTTATAACTCGAGATTAGAATATATTCCCTATATTGTTAAAGAGCTTGAAAGAGAGAAAGCTATTAAAGAAAATATGTTTATGGGTGTAATTTATTCTAGAGAAAATATAAATGAAGAAAATCTTAAAGATCTTGAAATAAAACTAAGTAAAAAATTTAATACTAATATTAAATTAATCAATAAAATAACTCAAAATGATGGTATAAAAATAGAATTAGAAGAATTAGGTTATGAACTTTCTTTTTCTATGAAAGCTCTGCAAAATAAGTTAAATGAATATATATTGAAAATTATCTAA
- a CDS encoding F0F1 ATP synthase subunit B: MNKLYYLIFSLPLYAFGASSGSGEYDIIPRTINFLIFIAILYYFAATPFKNFYKNRILKISFKLDEIQKKLLESKAKKLETMKKLEEAKANSAAALVIAKKEAEILVENIKKETQDELNLLQKHFEEQKDYELRKMEKELVSDILNEIFIDPKMTLKQNEILDLMMKKVS, translated from the coding sequence ATGAACAAGTTATATTATCTTATATTTTCACTTCCTTTATATGCTTTTGGCGCATCAAGTGGTAGTGGAGAATATGATATTATTCCAAGAACTATTAATTTTTTAATTTTTATTGCTATATTATATTATTTTGCAGCAACCCCGTTTAAAAATTTTTATAAGAATCGTATTTTAAAGATTTCTTTTAAGCTTGACGAAATTCAAAAAAAACTTTTAGAAAGTAAGGCTAAAAAATTAGAAACAATGAAAAAACTTGAAGAGGCTAAAGCAAATTCTGCTGCAGCTTTAGTTATTGCAAAAAAAGAAGCAGAGATTTTAGTTGAGAATATTAAAAAAGAAACTCAAGATGAGTTAAATTTACTTCAAAAACATTTTGAAGAACAAAAAGATTATGAACTTAGAAAAATGGAAAAAGAATTAGTATCAGATATTTTAAATGAAATTTTTATTGATCCAAAAATGACATTAAAACAAAATGAAATTTTAGATCTTATGATGAAAAAGGTATCTTAA
- a CDS encoding FoF1 ATP synthase subunit B': MFEDMHPSIMLATMGIFLAMIIILNSMLYKPLLKFMDERNDSIKNDEDKVKENSQEVLDVNNQLELIHTNTKEEIYKIKQAAIIAAKEEAEQIIRSKKEELERKMLSFYTELSSQKEELRENLKIHLPEFKELLKTNIKKI; this comes from the coding sequence ATGTTTGAAGATATGCATCCTTCTATAATGCTTGCTACTATGGGTATTTTTTTGGCTATGATAATCATTTTAAATAGTATGCTGTATAAACCACTTTTAAAATTTATGGATGAAAGAAATGATTCTATAAAAAATGACGAAGACAAGGTAAAAGAAAATTCTCAAGAAGTTTTAGATGTTAATAATCAATTAGAATTAATTCACACTAATACTAAAGAAGAGATTTATAAAATCAAACAAGCTGCTATCATAGCTGCTAAAGAAGAAGCAGAACAAATTATTAGAAGTAAAAAAGAAGAACTAGAAAGGAAAATGCTTAGTTTTTATACAGAATTAAGCTCACAAAAAGAAGAATTAAGGGAAAATTTAAAAATACATTTACCTGAATTTAAGGAACTTTTAAAAACTAATATAAAGAAAATTTAA
- a CDS encoding ParB/RepB/Spo0J family partition protein: MGLNKNKSLSTLISDMDSVYSKELGFDKNQSIMIEVNKITPNPFQPRKNFNQEALEELANSIKEFGLIQPIIVLKKNDGFILVAGERRLRAVKFLEKKEILAFVADVDENKLRELALIENIQRENLNPIELANSYKDLMQVYKITQENLAKLIHKSRTQITNTLRLLNLDLKTQELIALGKISQGHAKVLVGLDKKHEKTLVDSIIGQKLNVRDTEKIVKKIKNNENLLDQEFENEMQKLKQILSRFGFSSKNKNSDFIIHLENIDKIQKLIKMLEKL, from the coding sequence ATGGGGTTAAATAAAAATAAAAGTTTAAGTACTTTAATTAGTGATATGGATAGTGTATATAGTAAGGAATTAGGTTTTGATAAAAATCAAAGTATTATGATAGAAGTTAATAAAATTACACCCAATCCTTTTCAACCAAGAAAAAATTTTAATCAAGAAGCTTTAGAGGAGCTTGCTAATTCTATTAAAGAATTTGGGCTTATACAACCTATTATTGTGTTGAAAAAAAATGATGGATTTATTTTAGTTGCTGGAGAACGTCGTTTAAGAGCAGTTAAATTTCTTGAAAAAAAAGAAATTTTAGCTTTTGTAGCTGATGTTGATGAAAATAAGCTTAGAGAATTAGCTTTAATTGAAAATATACAAAGAGAAAATTTAAATCCTATTGAGCTTGCTAATTCTTATAAAGATTTAATGCAAGTTTATAAGATTACTCAAGAAAACCTAGCAAAACTTATTCATAAATCTCGTACTCAAATAACAAATACTTTAAGACTTTTAAATTTAGATCTTAAAACCCAAGAATTAATAGCTTTGGGAAAAATTTCACAAGGCCATGCTAAAGTTTTAGTAGGTTTAGATAAAAAACATGAAAAAACTTTAGTTGATAGTATAATAGGGCAAAAACTTAATGTTAGAGATACTGAGAAAATTGTTAAAAAAATAAAAAATAATGAAAATCTTCTTGATCAAGAATTCGAAAATGAGATGCAAAAATTAAAACAGATATTAAGCCGTTTTGGTTTTAGTTCTAAAAATAAGAATAGTGATTTTATAATTCATTTAGAAAATATTGATAAAATCCAGAAATTAATTAAAATGCTTGAAAAGCTTTAA
- a CDS encoding ParA family protein, translating into MSEIITIANQKGGVGKTTTAVNLAASLAVAEKKVLLIDVDPQANATTGLGFNRNNYEYNIYHVFIGRKKLSDIILKTELSQLHLAPSNIGLVGIEQELAKGENNEKKMLLKNQIQEVMDEYDFIIIDSPPALGSITINAFAASDSVIIPIQCEFYALEGVAMVLNTIKIIKKTLNPRLRVRGFLPTMYSSQNNLSKDVVDDLKQNFKKQLFTINGNENDFIVIPRNVKLAESPSFGKPIILYDIKSPGSLAYQNLAYSILG; encoded by the coding sequence ATGAGTGAAATTATTACAATAGCTAATCAAAAAGGTGGAGTTGGTAAAACAACTACAGCTGTCAATTTAGCAGCTTCTTTGGCGGTAGCAGAAAAAAAAGTACTTTTAATTGATGTGGATCCTCAAGCTAATGCTACTACAGGACTTGGTTTTAATCGTAATAATTATGAATATAATATTTATCATGTTTTTATAGGAAGAAAAAAATTATCAGATATTATTTTAAAAACGGAATTATCACAACTTCATTTAGCCCCATCTAATATAGGTCTTGTAGGTATAGAGCAAGAACTTGCTAAAGGGGAAAATAATGAAAAAAAAATGTTGCTTAAAAATCAAATTCAAGAAGTAATGGATGAATATGATTTTATTATTATTGATTCTCCTCCTGCCCTTGGTAGTATTACTATTAATGCTTTTGCAGCAAGCGATAGTGTTATTATTCCTATACAATGTGAATTTTATGCACTTGAAGGAGTGGCTATGGTTTTAAATACTATTAAGATCATAAAAAAAACTCTTAATCCTAGACTTAGAGTTCGTGGATTTTTACCTACAATGTATAGTTCCCAAAATAATTTATCTAAAGATGTTGTGGATGATTTAAAGCAAAATTTTAAAAAACAACTTTTTACTATTAATGGCAATGAAAATGATTTTATTGTTATCCCTCGTAATGTAAAGCTTGCTGAAAGCCCAAGTTTTGGTAAGCCTATTATACTTTATGATATTAAATCACCTGGTTCTTTAGCTTACCAAAATTTAGCGTATTCTATTTTAGGATAA
- a CDS encoding biotin--[acetyl-CoA-carboxylase] ligase yields MAKGLKVQIICVKNMDSTHIFLCEQIRKGKITQNCAIYALEQNDGVGSRNNFWQSSKGNLHLSFCIKKKDLPKDLPLVSISIYFAYLFKEILQEKGSKIWLKWPNDLYLNDKKVGGVISAKIANFIIGGIGFNLKFAPENAALCDIKIPLENLIYEFLEKVEKKILWKNIFSKYMLEFEKSRKFSVHYKDKVFSLEDSFLYEDGSILLGDKRVYSLR; encoded by the coding sequence ATGGCAAAAGGCTTAAAAGTGCAGATTATTTGTGTTAAAAATATGGATTCAACACATATTTTTTTATGTGAGCAAATTCGTAAGGGTAAAATTACTCAAAATTGTGCTATTTATGCTTTAGAACAAAATGATGGAGTTGGAAGTAGAAATAATTTTTGGCAAAGTTCAAAAGGAAATTTACATCTTTCTTTTTGTATTAAAAAAAAAGATTTACCTAAAGATTTACCTTTGGTTTCTATAAGTATTTATTTTGCTTATTTATTTAAAGAAATTTTACAAGAAAAAGGTTCTAAAATTTGGCTTAAATGGCCTAATGATCTCTATTTAAATGATAAAAAAGTAGGAGGGGTTATAAGTGCTAAAATTGCAAATTTTATTATAGGAGGCATAGGTTTTAATCTTAAATTTGCTCCTGAAAATGCAGCTTTATGCGATATAAAAATTCCTCTTGAAAATTTGATATATGAGTTTTTAGAAAAAGTAGAAAAAAAAATTTTATGGAAGAATATTTTTAGCAAGTATATGTTAGAATTTGAAAAATCAAGAAAATTCAGCGTCCATTATAAAGATAAAGTTTTTTCACTTGAAGATTCTTTTTTGTACGAAGATGGTTCAATTTTATTAGGCGATAAAAGGGTGTATAGTTTAAGATGA
- the fmt gene encoding methionyl-tRNA formyltransferase encodes MKKIIFMGTPFYATCILKALVENDNFELLALFTQPDKTVGRKQTISPSHTKAFLSQHCPNIPIFTPSSLQDENIVCLIKNLNPDFIVVAAYGKILPKAILDIAPCINLHASLLPKYRGASPIQSAILNKDDKSGVCTMLMQEGLDTGDVLESIECNIKDKNSIEVFELLAHLAAKLILTTLLNFDKIIPIKQDENLATLCKKIKKEDGLVNLENAREVYQKYLAFTPWPGIFLENGLKFLELDLVDEFEKNLQMGQILTLEKESFLLSCKQGIIRVKKIQESGKKALDGRTYLNGKRLKSADYLC; translated from the coding sequence ATGAAAAAAATTATTTTTATGGGAACACCATTTTATGCAACTTGTATTTTAAAAGCACTTGTAGAAAATGATAATTTTGAACTTTTAGCTCTTTTTACTCAACCTGATAAGACTGTAGGTAGAAAGCAAACGATAAGCCCAAGTCATACTAAAGCTTTTTTAAGCCAACATTGTCCTAATATTCCTATTTTTACACCTAGTTCTTTACAAGATGAAAATATTGTGTGTTTAATTAAAAATCTAAATCCTGATTTTATCGTAGTTGCTGCTTATGGAAAAATTTTACCTAAGGCCATTTTAGATATTGCTCCTTGTATTAATTTGCATGCTTCTTTGCTTCCAAAATATCGTGGTGCTAGTCCTATTCAAAGTGCTATTTTAAATAAAGATGACAAAAGTGGGGTATGTACCATGTTAATGCAAGAAGGTCTTGATACGGGTGATGTTCTTGAGAGTATAGAATGCAATATAAAAGATAAAAATTCTATTGAAGTTTTTGAACTTTTAGCTCATTTGGCTGCAAAACTTATACTTACCACTCTTTTAAATTTTGATAAAATCATTCCTATAAAGCAAGATGAAAATTTAGCAACACTTTGTAAAAAAATTAAAAAGGAAGATGGGCTTGTTAATTTAGAAAATGCAAGAGAAGTATATCAAAAATATTTAGCTTTTACACCTTGGCCTGGAATTTTTTTAGAAAACGGTTTGAAATTTTTAGAACTTGATCTTGTGGATGAATTTGAAAAAAATCTTCAAATGGGTCAAATTTTAACACTTGAAAAGGAAAGTTTTTTACTTTCTTGTAAACAAGGAATAATACGTGTTAAAAAAATTCAAGAAAGTGGAAAAAAAGCTCTTGATGGTAGAACTTATTTAAATGGCAAAAGGCTTAAAAGTGCAGATTATTTGTGTTAA